A region from the Arthrobacter gengyunqii genome encodes:
- a CDS encoding bifunctional lysylphosphatidylglycerol flippase/synthetase MprF — MATTSSAGAAAGFGRSGVSRTLLWQAEWFRGGVRRAPVTLAFLAFYWIAGAATGSLRSGPGGALADWVVLSADSLPGHWPALLLSGFWASGLPGYFAATVLVLGAGLPSERLMGSVRFALAAVISQVLGALLAIGFTHTANAIPGEWSRALESESFVGPVALACGTLTALSARLSTLWRRRLRVGLLTLLALLALYGGSFHSVTVLAAATVGAVGGPLLFGRLPRWPGRLVSTRREARVLVGLVVFASAVGPVISALSSQAVGPLAVLRYLFTNVEITDPQTLAQLCGDPGQAVDCNSARLQLRAGPAGFFLAVLPQILLAVFSDGLRRGRRFAWAGGLILQGVMTVLAGLRVIRFLGGDTAGNRYELGTAQNALALGLPLLVPLAVLVLLAATHRLFTVSAPAGTYRRFAVRVAGAAVFLSIVYVAAGLLDRDGFTPRASASLLIADLPKRFLPVLELTSAVPGVLPVTLFTDLLYEGVGVLFWVFVCVMLLGSWLKPAHAPEAGDEGRARELLMKHGGSTMSWMTLWPGNTYWFAPSGDSYVAFRPGMGVALTVGEPVGPPEDLRETVEGFAAYCTANGLAACLYSVTSETEKITAGLGFSRLQVAEETVLPLGKLEFKGKKFQDVRTAMNHARKAGIEARWINYSTAPLAVIDQLHAISEEWVADKKMPEMGFTLGGLDEVDDPEVRCLLAMDRDGTVHGVTSWLPIYRDGDVVGWTLDFMRRRSSGFRPAMDFLIASAAVLLQDEGYETLSLSGAPLARSRRAGESEAPILDHVLDLLGATLEPVYGFRSLLAFKAKFQPQYVPLYMTYLDPASLPAIGNAVARAYLPEVSLSQSFTLMRRIVDGVR, encoded by the coding sequence TTGGCAACTACATCATCCGCTGGCGCTGCTGCAGGATTCGGCCGGTCCGGCGTCAGCAGGACGCTGCTCTGGCAGGCGGAGTGGTTTCGCGGCGGCGTACGACGGGCACCGGTAACGCTGGCCTTTCTCGCCTTTTACTGGATTGCGGGTGCAGCAACGGGAAGCCTGCGCTCCGGCCCGGGGGGCGCGCTGGCAGACTGGGTGGTTTTGTCAGCGGACTCTCTGCCGGGCCATTGGCCCGCGCTGCTGCTTTCCGGCTTCTGGGCGTCCGGGCTGCCGGGTTACTTCGCGGCAACCGTGCTGGTCCTGGGCGCCGGACTCCCCTCCGAGCGGCTGATGGGATCGGTGCGGTTTGCCCTGGCAGCAGTGATATCCCAGGTCCTCGGCGCGCTGCTTGCCATTGGTTTCACCCACACCGCGAACGCCATACCCGGGGAGTGGTCACGGGCGCTGGAATCAGAATCCTTCGTGGGGCCGGTGGCCCTGGCCTGCGGCACCCTCACGGCACTGAGCGCACGGCTTTCCACCCTGTGGCGGCGCCGGCTGCGCGTGGGTCTCCTTACCCTGTTGGCGCTCCTGGCCCTGTACGGCGGGTCATTTCACAGCGTCACCGTTCTGGCAGCGGCAACCGTGGGCGCCGTCGGCGGTCCCCTGCTCTTTGGCCGGCTGCCGCGCTGGCCCGGGCGGCTGGTCTCCACCCGCAGGGAAGCACGCGTCCTGGTGGGTCTGGTGGTCTTTGCTTCGGCTGTTGGCCCGGTGATTTCGGCCCTCAGCTCACAGGCTGTGGGTCCGCTGGCAGTTCTGCGCTATCTGTTTACCAATGTGGAGATTACGGACCCGCAAACCCTCGCCCAGCTCTGCGGTGATCCGGGGCAGGCCGTGGACTGCAATTCCGCCAGGCTGCAGCTGCGCGCCGGTCCCGCGGGTTTCTTCCTGGCCGTTCTGCCGCAGATACTCCTGGCCGTGTTCTCCGACGGATTGCGCCGGGGGCGCCGGTTCGCGTGGGCGGGCGGGCTGATCCTGCAGGGCGTGATGACGGTTCTGGCAGGCCTGCGCGTGATCCGCTTCCTTGGAGGCGACACTGCGGGAAATCGTTATGAACTGGGAACGGCACAGAATGCCCTGGCGCTGGGGCTGCCATTGCTTGTTCCGCTGGCTGTGCTGGTGCTGCTGGCCGCGACGCACCGCCTCTTCACCGTTTCGGCGCCGGCGGGAACCTACCGCAGGTTCGCGGTCCGGGTTGCCGGGGCGGCGGTTTTCCTCAGCATTGTCTACGTTGCCGCCGGCCTCCTGGACCGGGACGGTTTCACGCCCCGTGCTTCGGCATCACTGCTGATAGCGGACCTGCCCAAGCGCTTCCTCCCGGTCCTGGAACTGACTTCCGCAGTGCCGGGGGTGCTGCCCGTGACGCTGTTCACCGACCTTCTGTATGAGGGGGTGGGAGTTCTTTTCTGGGTTTTTGTCTGCGTGATGCTGCTGGGGTCCTGGCTGAAGCCCGCGCACGCACCCGAGGCCGGAGACGAAGGCCGGGCGCGTGAACTGCTGATGAAGCACGGCGGGAGCACCATGTCCTGGATGACCCTGTGGCCCGGGAACACGTACTGGTTTGCACCGTCAGGCGATTCCTACGTGGCGTTCCGCCCGGGAATGGGCGTTGCCCTCACCGTGGGTGAGCCGGTGGGACCGCCCGAGGACCTGCGGGAGACCGTCGAGGGGTTTGCCGCTTACTGCACCGCAAACGGGTTGGCGGCGTGCCTTTATTCGGTGACATCGGAAACGGAGAAGATCACCGCGGGACTGGGTTTTTCCCGCCTGCAGGTGGCCGAGGAAACAGTACTCCCACTGGGAAAACTGGAATTCAAGGGGAAGAAATTCCAGGACGTCCGCACCGCCATGAACCATGCCCGCAAAGCCGGGATCGAAGCACGGTGGATCAACTACTCCACCGCCCCGCTGGCCGTCATCGACCAGCTTCATGCCATCTCCGAGGAATGGGTGGCGGATAAGAAAATGCCGGAAATGGGTTTCACTCTGGGCGGCCTTGACGAGGTGGATGACCCGGAGGTGCGCTGCCTGTTGGCGATGGACCGGGACGGCACAGTACACGGTGTCACCTCATGGCTGCCGATCTACCGTGACGGCGATGTTGTGGGCTGGACGCTGGACTTCATGCGCAGGCGCAGCTCCGGGTTCCGTCCGGCCATGGACTTCCTCATAGCCTCGGCCGCGGTTTTGCTGCAGGACGAAGGATACGAAACCCTCAGTCTCAGCGGTGCGCCGCTGGCCCGCTCCCGCCGTGCCGGCGAGAGTGAGGCGCCGATCCTGGACCACGTCCTGGATTTACTCGGGGCCACTCTGGAACCGGTGTACGGGTTCCGTTCCCTGCTGGCCTTCAAAGCCAAGTTCCAGCCGCAGTACGTGCCTCTCTACATGACCTACCTTGACCCGGCGTCCCTGCCCGCCATCGGGAATGCAG
- a CDS encoding glycerophosphodiester phosphodiesterase: MSYPYFNASGPLGFAHRGFSREGLENSMPAFRAAAALGFGYLETDVRTTRDGVLLAFHDATLDRVAGAGGPVGNLSYRQIQAARIGGQAKIPTFEELLTELPGVRLNVDIKDAAGSAELARLLDKHGAHERVLVTSFSDRRRLAALRILRRSGRRASSSAGAVFTALTVLLAPLGLAGPLARVGRYQCLQVPERQGPVKVVTPSFLRRCHRAGLQVHVWTVNEPADMERLLQEGVDGLVSDRADLLAGILAKRGAWPQQGPEGMAG, from the coding sequence GTGAGCTACCCCTACTTCAACGCCTCCGGCCCGCTGGGCTTCGCCCACCGCGGCTTTTCCCGGGAAGGCCTGGAAAACTCCATGCCGGCGTTCCGTGCCGCCGCGGCATTGGGCTTCGGGTATCTGGAAACAGACGTGCGCACCACGCGCGACGGCGTCCTCCTGGCCTTCCACGACGCCACACTGGACCGCGTTGCCGGCGCCGGAGGTCCGGTGGGAAACCTCAGCTACCGGCAGATCCAGGCAGCCCGCATCGGTGGACAGGCAAAAATTCCAACCTTTGAAGAGCTGCTCACCGAACTGCCGGGGGTGCGGCTGAACGTGGACATCAAGGATGCCGCGGGATCAGCTGAACTGGCCCGGCTGCTGGACAAGCACGGAGCCCATGAGCGTGTGCTCGTCACCTCCTTCTCCGATCGGCGCCGGCTGGCGGCGCTTCGGATCCTGCGCCGCTCGGGCCGGCGGGCCTCGAGTTCCGCGGGAGCTGTCTTCACCGCACTGACGGTGCTGCTTGCGCCCCTGGGGCTGGCCGGACCGCTGGCGCGCGTGGGCCGCTACCAATGCCTGCAGGTGCCCGAACGCCAGGGCCCGGTGAAGGTGGTGACGCCGTCGTTCCTCCGCCGCTGCCACCGGGCCGGGCTGCAGGTGCACGTGTGGACTGTGAATGAACCCGCCGACATGGAGCGGTTGCTGCAGGAGGGTGTGGACGGACTGGTGTCGGACCGCGCCGATCTGCTGGCCGGAATCCTGGCGAAGCGCGGAGCCTGGCCGCAGCAGGGTCCGGAGGGGATGGCAGGATAG
- a CDS encoding glycerate kinase: MRVLIAPDKFKGSLSAVEAAAAMAEGVLAVYPEADVMLVPVADGGEGTLEAALAAGAQERTATVRGPLGGNVTALWALTGGTAVIETARASGLMLVEPSVQSSLAASSYGSGELIREALDAGASEIVLGIGGSAMTDGGSGALTALGLRILDAAGNPVPPGGAGLSLAAAIDASGLDPRLAGVRIRIAADVTNPLTGSEGAAHVFAGQKGADATARLLLDEALVKWAALLLQTTGVDVDTAGAGAAGGFPSGFLAVTNATLESGFDVIALLTGLDTALEKADLVLTGEGSLDEQSRYGKAPLSVAERARDAGIPVVALAGRITLPPHILAEYGVVAAVSLLDLVQDPADAMVHAQRWLTRATVQALEGA; this comes from the coding sequence ATGCGCGTTCTCATAGCCCCGGACAAGTTCAAAGGTTCCCTCTCCGCAGTGGAGGCCGCCGCCGCCATGGCCGAAGGCGTGCTCGCCGTGTATCCGGAGGCGGACGTGATGCTCGTTCCGGTGGCCGACGGCGGCGAGGGCACCCTGGAAGCGGCGCTGGCCGCGGGTGCGCAGGAACGCACCGCCACTGTCCGCGGACCGCTGGGAGGAAACGTCACCGCCCTGTGGGCGCTGACCGGCGGCACGGCCGTGATTGAAACCGCCCGGGCCTCGGGCCTGATGCTGGTGGAACCCTCCGTGCAGTCGTCCCTGGCCGCGTCGAGTTACGGCAGCGGAGAACTCATCCGCGAAGCGCTGGACGCCGGAGCGTCGGAGATTGTCCTCGGCATCGGCGGATCGGCCATGACCGACGGCGGTTCCGGTGCCCTTACCGCCCTCGGGCTGCGGATCCTTGATGCTGCAGGTAACCCGGTGCCGCCCGGCGGAGCAGGCCTGTCCCTCGCCGCCGCCATCGACGCCTCCGGCCTGGATCCCCGGCTGGCCGGAGTGCGGATCCGCATCGCCGCCGACGTCACCAACCCGCTCACCGGCAGCGAGGGCGCGGCACACGTGTTTGCCGGGCAAAAGGGAGCGGATGCCACCGCGCGGCTGCTGCTGGATGAGGCGCTGGTCAAGTGGGCGGCGCTGCTGCTGCAAACCACCGGCGTCGACGTCGATACTGCCGGCGCCGGCGCGGCCGGAGGCTTCCCGTCGGGCTTCCTGGCGGTCACCAATGCCACGCTGGAAAGCGGCTTCGACGTGATTGCCCTGCTTACCGGACTGGACACAGCGCTGGAAAAGGCCGATTTGGTGCTGACGGGCGAGGGATCACTGGATGAGCAGTCCCGTTACGGCAAGGCGCCGCTGTCAGTGGCCGAGCGCGCACGGGATGCCGGCATCCCGGTTGTGGCTCTGGCCGGCCGCATCACCCTGCCGCCGCACATCCTGGCCGAATACGGCGTGGTGGCGGCCGTCAGCCTGCTGGACCTGGTGCAGGATCCGGCCGACGCGATGGTCCATGCCCAGCGGTGGCTGACGCGGGCCACCGTTCAGGCGTTGGAAGGGGCCTAA
- a CDS encoding uracil-xanthine permease family protein gives MSKFGTAWTIHGDGKTIKPGEYVAPDERLSWPRTIGIGSQHVVAMFGATFLVPLLTGFPPATTLLFSGLGTILFLIITAGRVPSYLGSSFAFIAPITAATSQHGPGGALGGIIMAGAVLFLIGLAVQRAGTKWIQILMPPVVTGTIVALIGLNLAGSARDNFEKGPLTATITVVAILLATVLFKGFLGRLSILLGVVAGYIAAIIQGEVDFQAINDAAWFGLPEFQSPTFHFSVIGLFVPVVLVLVAENIGHVKSVAAMTGRDLDPYAGRALMADGLATVLAGSGGGSATTTYAENIGVMAASRVYSTAAYWVAGIVAILLSMFPKFGAMIATVPGGVLGGAGVILYGMIGILGVRIWVDNRVNFSNPINLSTAGLGLIIAIANFTWVVAGLEFGGIALGTGATLIAFHGMQSIARWRGTDPDEPGEDLGSTPSRLG, from the coding sequence ATGAGCAAATTCGGTACGGCCTGGACAATTCACGGCGACGGCAAGACCATCAAACCCGGAGAGTACGTTGCTCCGGATGAACGGTTGAGCTGGCCGCGGACCATCGGAATCGGATCCCAGCACGTGGTGGCGATGTTCGGCGCAACCTTCCTGGTGCCCCTGCTCACCGGTTTTCCGCCGGCCACCACCCTGCTGTTCTCCGGCCTCGGAACCATCCTCTTTTTGATCATCACCGCCGGGCGGGTGCCCAGCTATCTGGGTTCCAGCTTCGCGTTCATCGCTCCGATCACGGCGGCCACCAGCCAGCACGGCCCCGGCGGAGCACTGGGCGGAATCATCATGGCCGGTGCCGTCCTGTTCCTGATCGGACTGGCTGTTCAGCGGGCGGGCACCAAATGGATCCAGATCCTGATGCCGCCCGTCGTCACCGGCACCATTGTGGCCCTCATCGGGCTGAACCTCGCCGGTTCCGCGCGGGACAACTTTGAGAAGGGCCCGCTGACCGCCACCATCACGGTGGTGGCCATCTTGCTGGCGACCGTCCTGTTCAAGGGTTTCCTGGGCCGCCTCTCAATCCTGCTGGGCGTGGTTGCCGGCTACATTGCCGCCATCATCCAGGGTGAAGTGGACTTCCAGGCCATCAACGACGCCGCCTGGTTCGGACTGCCCGAGTTCCAGTCCCCCACCTTCCATTTCTCGGTCATCGGCTTGTTCGTGCCCGTGGTCCTGGTGCTCGTTGCCGAGAACATCGGCCACGTAAAGTCGGTTGCCGCCATGACCGGACGGGACCTGGATCCCTATGCCGGCCGGGCACTGATGGCTGACGGCCTCGCGACGGTCCTGGCGGGCTCCGGCGGCGGCTCGGCGACCACCACCTACGCGGAAAACATTGGCGTCATGGCGGCGTCCCGCGTGTACTCCACCGCCGCCTACTGGGTGGCCGGCATCGTCGCCATCCTGCTGAGCATGTTCCCGAAGTTCGGTGCCATGATCGCCACCGTCCCCGGCGGCGTCCTGGGCGGGGCCGGCGTGATCCTTTACGGCATGATCGGGATTCTGGGCGTGCGGATCTGGGTGGACAACCGGGTGAATTTCTCCAACCCGATCAATCTGTCCACCGCAGGCTTGGGACTGATCATCGCCATCGCCAACTTCACCTGGGTGGTTGCCGGGCTGGAATTCGGCGGCATTGCCCTGGGCACCGGCGCCACCCTGATCGCCTTCCACGGCATGCAGTCGATTGCCCGCTGGCGCGGCACCGATCCCGATGAACCCGGCGAGGATCTGGGCTCCACGCCGAGCCGCCTGGGCTAG
- a CDS encoding SDR family NAD(P)-dependent oxidoreductase encodes MGISAAGRTVLITGAAMGMGRLYAERAVRDGAAHVVLWDRNAEALEATAADLRALGGSTVHPYALDVSSVAEVTAAAESVLAVAGVPDILINNAGIVRGKYFWEHDHEADIDAVMQVNTLAPMHITRVFLPQMIARRTPARILNVASASGTLSVPKMSVYTASKWAVIGWSDSLRLELNESGNGHVQVTTLIPSYIKTGMFAGARGPLLTPLMEPEYVVDRAWAALMEGKARIQLPWTVPLGSALRGLLPQPVWDVVAGRVFKVYQSMDHFTGRPAAPAAAEGKR; translated from the coding sequence ATGGGTATTTCAGCGGCAGGCCGCACGGTTCTCATTACCGGCGCGGCAATGGGCATGGGCAGGCTTTACGCGGAGCGGGCAGTGCGCGACGGCGCCGCTCACGTAGTGCTGTGGGACCGCAACGCCGAGGCACTGGAGGCCACCGCGGCGGACTTGCGGGCCCTGGGCGGCAGCACCGTCCACCCCTATGCCCTGGATGTCAGTTCCGTGGCTGAAGTTACTGCCGCCGCCGAGAGTGTCCTGGCCGTCGCCGGAGTTCCCGACATCCTCATCAACAATGCCGGCATTGTCCGCGGAAAGTACTTCTGGGAGCATGACCATGAGGCCGATATTGATGCCGTCATGCAGGTGAACACACTGGCTCCCATGCACATCACCCGGGTGTTCCTGCCGCAGATGATTGCCCGCCGCACCCCGGCGCGGATCCTGAACGTCGCTTCGGCGTCGGGCACCCTGTCCGTGCCGAAGATGAGCGTCTACACCGCCTCCAAATGGGCTGTCATCGGCTGGAGCGATTCGCTGCGGCTGGAACTGAATGAATCAGGCAATGGGCACGTTCAGGTCACCACCCTGATTCCGAGCTACATCAAAACCGGAATGTTTGCCGGTGCACGCGGCCCGCTGCTGACGCCGCTGATGGAACCGGAGTATGTGGTGGACCGTGCCTGGGCGGCCCTGATGGAGGGCAAGGCCCGCATCCAGCTGCCCTGGACCGTGCCGCTGGGCAGCGCCCTGAGAGGGCTGCTGCCGCAGCCGGTATGGGATGTGGTGGCAGGACGGGTTTTTAAGGTGTACCAGTCGATGGACCATTTCACCGGACGTCCTGCCGCTCCCGCGGCAGCGGAGGGCAAGCGATGA
- a CDS encoding aldehyde dehydrogenase family protein: MSATAQHETTGGTFGASIPSVVAGVRRAYDSGVTRPLDWRRTQLQGLIRLLTEREAELSAALAQDLGKNPLEGYLTEISITVSETEYALKHLAQWTRSTKVPVPLGLKPASAKTEPQPLGVVLIIAPWNYPVQLLLAPLIGALAAGNAAVLKPSELAPATSRAMAELLPLYLDPAAVVVVEGGQEASTALLAERFDSIFFTGGERVGRVVLQAAAQYLTPVTLELGGKSPAVVLDGNFAAIARRLVYGKMLNAGQTCVAPDYVLVTEEAAPKLRKHLVRAVAELFGKDPARSADLGRIINEQHWDRLHGLLESGTVLAGGRGDRNSLYLEPTILTEVSPDSPVMQEEIFGPILPLLTVKDLDEAISFINDRPVPLASYLYSQSAAARKTFEARVRAGSVNHNVSTVQLAVPGLPFGGAGASGTGAYHGKYTFDTFSQLRPVFTKGTALDTLKVAYPPYNGLKRRLLRRLL; encoded by the coding sequence ATGAGTGCGACAGCCCAACACGAGACCACGGGAGGCACTTTCGGTGCGTCCATACCCTCCGTGGTGGCAGGGGTGCGCCGCGCCTACGATTCCGGGGTCACCCGCCCGCTGGACTGGCGCCGAACGCAGCTGCAGGGCCTGATTCGGCTGCTGACCGAACGGGAAGCAGAGCTCAGCGCGGCGCTGGCGCAGGATCTGGGCAAAAACCCGCTGGAAGGCTACCTGACCGAAATCTCCATCACCGTCTCGGAGACTGAATATGCCCTCAAGCATTTAGCCCAGTGGACCCGCAGCACCAAGGTTCCCGTGCCGCTGGGCCTGAAGCCCGCCTCCGCGAAGACAGAACCTCAGCCGCTGGGCGTGGTGCTGATTATTGCGCCGTGGAACTACCCGGTGCAGCTGCTGCTGGCTCCGCTCATCGGAGCGCTCGCGGCGGGCAACGCCGCGGTGCTGAAGCCTTCCGAGCTGGCGCCGGCCACCTCCCGGGCCATGGCCGAACTGCTGCCCCTGTATCTGGACCCGGCCGCCGTCGTTGTGGTGGAGGGTGGGCAGGAAGCGAGCACGGCGCTGCTGGCCGAGCGGTTCGATTCCATCTTCTTTACCGGCGGTGAGCGGGTGGGCCGGGTGGTCCTGCAGGCCGCCGCCCAGTACCTGACGCCGGTCACGCTGGAGCTGGGCGGGAAGTCACCGGCAGTGGTCCTGGACGGCAATTTCGCCGCGATCGCCCGCCGTCTGGTGTACGGCAAAATGCTGAATGCCGGCCAAACCTGCGTGGCGCCGGATTATGTGCTGGTCACCGAGGAGGCCGCACCCAAACTGCGCAAGCATCTGGTGCGGGCCGTGGCCGAGCTGTTCGGGAAGGATCCGGCACGGAGCGCGGACCTGGGACGGATTATCAACGAGCAGCACTGGGACCGGCTCCACGGCCTGCTGGAAAGCGGCACCGTGCTCGCCGGCGGCCGAGGGGACCGGAACTCGCTGTATCTGGAACCGACCATCCTCACCGAGGTGTCACCGGATTCGCCCGTGATGCAGGAGGAAATCTTCGGACCGATCCTGCCGCTGCTGACGGTGAAGGACCTGGACGAAGCCATCTCCTTCATCAATGACCGTCCCGTGCCGCTGGCGTCCTACCTCTACTCGCAGTCAGCGGCAGCCCGGAAAACCTTCGAGGCCCGGGTGCGGGCCGGAAGCGTGAACCACAACGTGAGCACCGTGCAGCTGGCGGTTCCCGGCCTGCCCTTCGGCGGTGCCGGAGCCAGCGGCACCGGCGCCTATCACGGCAAATACACGTTCGACACGTTCAGCCAGCTGCGCCCGGTGTTTACCAAGGGCACGGCGCTGGACACGCTCAAGGTGGCCTATCCGCCGTACAACGGGCTCAAGCGGCGGCTGCTGCGCCGCCTGCTCTGA